One segment of Nocardioides sp. QY071 DNA contains the following:
- a CDS encoding FAD-dependent oxidoreductase, with protein MRIDVLGAGIVGLTVAEELARRGHCVAVVDPRPADGASYAAAGMLSPAAEVWHGEEEILRLGLASLELWPELAGRLGVELRRSGTLLVGYDAGDLQQVERQAALLHRHGHSVDLLGRAGVRSAEPTLARVAGGALLPSEASVDPRAVCAALLDRVELRGSARPDAEVTVVATGSSLPEPWTGLVSGVRGEILRLRSDDPPRRTVRGWVGGETVYLVPRGDGRVVLGATSEAHAAAPVVTAGGALRLLAAARTLWPALDRAELVEGTARDRPATVDGLPLVGPSGVDGVVLAAGHYRHGVLLAPLTARLVADHLETGRVDPVLDPRRTMEGAR; from the coding sequence ATGCGGATCGACGTGCTGGGCGCGGGGATCGTCGGGCTGACGGTCGCCGAGGAGCTCGCGCGGCGTGGACACTGCGTGGCGGTGGTCGACCCACGGCCCGCCGACGGGGCGTCGTACGCCGCCGCGGGGATGCTCAGCCCGGCTGCCGAGGTCTGGCACGGCGAGGAGGAGATCCTCCGGCTCGGCCTGGCCTCGCTGGAGCTGTGGCCGGAGCTGGCCGGCCGTCTCGGCGTCGAGCTGCGCAGGAGCGGCACCCTCCTGGTCGGGTACGACGCCGGCGACCTCCAGCAGGTCGAGCGGCAGGCCGCGCTGCTGCACCGGCACGGCCACTCCGTCGACCTCCTCGGCCGGGCGGGGGTGCGCTCCGCCGAGCCCACCCTGGCCCGCGTGGCCGGCGGCGCGCTGCTGCCGTCGGAGGCGAGCGTCGATCCGAGGGCGGTCTGTGCGGCGCTGCTGGACCGGGTGGAGCTGCGTGGCTCCGCGCGACCGGACGCCGAGGTGACCGTCGTGGCGACCGGCTCGTCGCTGCCGGAACCCTGGACCGGACTGGTCTCCGGGGTCCGTGGTGAGATCCTGCGGCTGCGCTCGGACGACCCGCCCCGTCGTACCGTCCGCGGCTGGGTGGGCGGCGAAACCGTCTACCTGGTGCCGCGCGGCGACGGGCGCGTGGTGCTCGGCGCCACTTCGGAGGCGCACGCGGCTGCGCCCGTGGTGACCGCCGGCGGGGCGCTGCGGCTGTTGGCGGCCGCGCGGACGCTGTGGCCCGCGCTCGACCGGGCCGAGCTGGTCGAGGGCACGGCCCGTGACCGCCCGGCCACCGTCGACGGACTGCCGCTCGTCGGGCCGAGCGGCGTCGACGGCGTCGTCCTCGCCGCCGGCCACTACCGGCACGGCGTGCTGCTGGCCCCGCTCACCGCTCGGCTCGTGGCCGACCACCTCGAGACCGGACGGGTCGACCCGGTCCTCGATCCCCGCCGCACCATGGAAGGAGCACGATGA
- the thiS gene encoding sulfur carrier protein ThiS: protein MITCNGEAVTDAATVADLLERRLGDARPHGVAVAVNEEVVPRGEWPSWRLADGDVVEVVTAVQGG, encoded by the coding sequence ATGATCACCTGCAACGGAGAGGCGGTCACGGACGCGGCGACCGTCGCCGACCTGCTGGAGCGCCGCCTCGGCGATGCCCGGCCGCACGGAGTCGCGGTCGCGGTCAACGAGGAGGTGGTGCCGCGCGGCGAGTGGCCGTCGTGGCGGCTGGCCGACGGCGACGTGGTCGAGGTCGTGACGGCGGTGCAGGGCGGATGA